TAACCTTCAGTCTTTTATTGATGGAGGAGCCGGTGGATTGACCCTTTCTCAGCTACAAGCAGCCGGACAGTTGACAGCAGAACAAGTATCGTCACTCGAAGGTGGATTACAGCAACTTGGGATAGATCCTACAGGATACACAGTTGAACAGGTTCAGGCATCATATAGTGGTGTTTATTCTAACTTAGTAAACAAAACCGCCGATGTAGAAGTGGATGCTGCCCAGGATGCCACGGGCTTCAGTCCCATTTTCAGTGTCTTTGTCACTCCTTTTGAAGGACTCGATATTGCCTTGCGTTATGAAATGAAAACCGAGTTGACTCTTGAAAATGACACAGAAGTGGATGGCTCCGGAATGTTTGCAGACGGTGTAGAAACCCATGCCGATATCCCGGCCATACTGGCCATGGGTGTGGCCTATCAAGTAATGCCCAAACTTCGTGCCGACGCGAACTTCAACTATTATTTCAACGAAGGTGTAAACTGGGATGGCAAAGAAGAGAAAATTGACAACGGGATTGAATTTGGCGTTGCTTTTGAATATGACCTGTCTGATAAACTCCTTATCAGTGCCGGATATTCTTATGGAGACCAGAATGTAACTCCCGAATATCAGACCGATCTCAGCTATAGCCTGCCTTCCAGCACACTGGCCGGTGGTTTTGGCTATAAAGTGAGTCCGAAACTTATGGTCAATGCCGGTATCTTGAATACATTCTATGATGAAGACGAAAAAACTACCGAAACCTATACCGAAACCTATAAAAAAACAACTTTCAACGTGGGCGTGGGATTTGATTATTCATTTTAAGAGTTGAGAGTGTTGAGCGATGAGTACTGAGTCGGAGTTATGAGTTGAGAGTTCGGTATTACAACATATGAAAAAAGGCGCCTGATCAGGCGCCTTTCTTATAATGATGAATGATAAATGATAAATGATGAATTAAATTTATTAATTATGAATTGGGTTTAGTGGGTCAATGAATGTATCATTCATCATTCTTCACTCTTGTAGCCATTCTTCCAGCAATGTCCCGGCATATTTCGTAGTCTTTTTCAAGAGGCCGGTATTTGGCTTCA
This window of the Candidatus Neomarinimicrobiota bacterium genome carries:
- a CDS encoding membrane protein produces the protein MKTLNLLIVVVLCLVSVTAFAGGIVTNTNQSAQYTRTLNRNASTDLDAVYYNPAGLSRLDDGLYLHVSNQMIWQTKTVINNLPTLNNDEFVGDVFAPLFPNLYFAYKSGKIAISGGFEPIGGGGSAVYEDGLPSFEMPVSGLVPQLGVQGYKLDTEFEGSSVYYSGQAGLTYKLSDMISLAVGGRVVVAKNTYDGYLKDIMVTEDGVNWIEPEQSTTALTLINTASNLQSFIDGGAGGLTLSQLQAAGQLTAEQVSSLEGGLQQLGIDPTGYTVEQVQASYSGVYSNLVNKTADVEVDAAQDATGFSPIFSVFVTPFEGLDIALRYEMKTELTLENDTEVDGSGMFADGVETHADIPAILAMGVAYQVMPKLRADANFNYYFNEGVNWDGKEEKIDNGIEFGVAFEYDLSDKLLISAGYSYGDQNVTPEYQTDLSYSLPSSTLAGGFGYKVSPKLMVNAGILNTFYDEDEKTTETYTETYKKTTFNVGVGFDYSF